Genomic segment of Sphingopyxis lindanitolerans:
ATCGAGCGGCTGATCGAAATGGGGGTGTCCTTCAACAAGGAGAAAGGCGCGCTCCATCTGACGCGCGAGGGCGGCCATTCGCACCGCCGCATCGTCCATGTCGACGATGCGACCGGCTGGGCGGTGCAGGCGGCGCTGCTCAAGACCGCCGAGGCGCATCCGAACATCACCCTGCTGCCGGGCCAGACGTGCATCGACCTCATCACCGGCCGGCATGAAGCGCGCTATTCGGGCTCGGGGCGCGTCTGGGGCGTCTATGCGCTCGATGAGAGAAGCGGCGAGGTCCACGCGCATGTCGGCCGCGCGACGATCCTCGCGAGCGGCGGGGCGGGGCGTGTCTATCAATTTTCGACCGCGCCGCGCGGGGCGACCGGCGACGGCATCGCGATGGCGTGGCGCGCGGGCTGCCGCGTCTCGAACATGGAGATGATGCAGTTCCACCCGACCTGCCTCTATAATCTGGAGGTCAAGAATTTCCTGATCACCGAGGCGGTGCGCGGCGAGGGAGGCATATTGAAGCATCCGGTCACCGGGCACCGCTACATGCCCGATTACGACCCGCGCGCCGAGCTGGCGCCGCGTGATATCGTCGCGCGCGCCAACGACGACCAGATCAAGCGTTCGGGGCTCGACTATGTCCACCTCGACATCAGCGACCAGGATCCCGATTTCGTCGCCGGGCATTTCCCCAACATCCACGAAAAACTGCTGACGCTCGGCATCGATATGACGAAGGGGCCGATCCCGGTGGTCCCCGCGCAGCATTATACCTGCGGCGGGGTGCTGATTGATCTCGACGGGCGCACCGACCTCCCCGGCCTTTATGCGGCGGGCGAGGTGACCGAAAGCGGGCTGCACGGCGCGAACCGCCTCGCGTCGAACAGCCTGCTCGAATGTTTTGTCTTCGGCGAGGCGGCGGCGAAGCATGTCATCGCGCATTGGGACGAACTGGGCGCACCGCCCGCGATCCGCCCGTGGGACGAAAGCCGCGTCACCGACTCCGACGAAGAGGTGGTGATCAAGCAGAACTGGACCGAGATTCGCCGCTTCATGTGGAACTATGTCGGCATCGTCCGCACCAC
This window contains:
- the nadB gene encoding L-aspartate oxidase gives rise to the protein MAENLSHDVIIVGSGAAGLTAAIALADHCRVLVLAKGELTGGSTAWAQGGIAAVLDAGDTFENHIEDTMVAGAGLNRRETVEFVIENAPHAIERLIEMGVSFNKEKGALHLTREGGHSHRRIVHVDDATGWAVQAALLKTAEAHPNITLLPGQTCIDLITGRHEARYSGSGRVWGVYALDERSGEVHAHVGRATILASGGAGRVYQFSTAPRGATGDGIAMAWRAGCRVSNMEMMQFHPTCLYNLEVKNFLITEAVRGEGGILKHPVTGHRYMPDYDPRAELAPRDIVARANDDQIKRSGLDYVHLDISDQDPDFVAGHFPNIHEKLLTLGIDMTKGPIPVVPAQHYTCGGVLIDLDGRTDLPGLYAAGEVTESGLHGANRLASNSLLECFVFGEAAAKHVIAHWDELGAPPAIRPWDESRVTDSDEEVVIKQNWTEIRRFMWNYVGIVRTTKRLERAQHRINMLVHEVEDYYGHFRVTTDLIELRNLLQCADLIVKSALHRKESRGLHYTLDYSGLLPQAVDTVLVP